The Andrena cerasifolii isolate SP2316 chromosome 15, iyAndCera1_principal, whole genome shotgun sequence genome includes a window with the following:
- the LOC143377145 gene encoding uncharacterized protein LOC143377145 isoform X6 codes for MSKAADDDERRRRSLEAGREMLEKYKAERAGKSKGSSHSQTDEASDDESFHHDKSLGRRESYAHEGVSSRDITQSSVSMSEGEADGDLEGLAGRVAQLEELLQGKEAVVEALHAEIDHLRAEASSPNSSQSQNSSIHGRDIISLYHTKLQEFEKAINKRDNLIEELTWSLQQALAARDNLVSQLNSMNAMQIPDKDDAGSSNHMNIQEKIDALESTISDQRSLIQKLNSELTQIQELAQTLQMERDAQNAEINDFKQQINKLNEQIRLGAASNNLNIAETFEQQKHYEARVEKIKQDMQHILEKVTAETNTNSARFQQELKDLGTKHEVEIMNIQAKYEEHLKQLKEEKKALADQLNKELPDLETRHAKELSIFQGQLAHYKKTVEALKLELVNRSESQQTAHAESNQYKTRLNELKVQSEKARHVQDLDYQKEKEMWGEQIKLHKLQLEDMTAKYIAATAVLESKESIERSLEQALSNAAVLKEENESLKFKLDDLSSRYSAAQSLIENSQAHERTLSNRIYDLEKSWSKLSGVNVSTFSELNETTYQTFDEMAIQYQLTKQKLEEKAELEKLLADRIDGLENDVRQTKEELEQANLTKRSYEKQLKDMKNTCDKYKSEVNSLKRGDSGQADDKKASSKKDAVSDLLLRTEEDQRELKQFKATLEEKEAELMESLKTVHGLTEKLKKSEEECQQLKSGLSAAWAHCADVEEKLNQTLALSDSRLDASAPSSSYSNALAKQFKLGRAASDSMNTTHDQSTDTNKIFYEKSEDNTRTLLQAKLASASEENETLSRKVECLMEKETDYEEAKKKLSCYAMLSENLSAEKERVAEENRGLRRKLEDMHALQESVNQLRAEKESLRKEIDALVCVHDEQISAIKAETASEMRKVQSLMLGVENGTAELHDLKTELETRHAKEMEELRTYFEQKCLLMEKQYSEEIFSQQSKKMSDNDSEIADLTEGLYFGGAGDCLNVSNISERSSRAGSPLGDEQPRHNSSNLISFGKPELEHEANMKALQRELQNKIIEVQEMKLHYEKALGEQKIKYERELHDSRGKERHEFLGNVMNQHCQTEWDAGALENGELTQLRAAYNHQLEEQIALAKLDIVNALQEQIQALLTLESDVEDSWPSELLELRDKLTSNAKREMQNLRHAHAEEVHRLKEEHSKNVARMIDRHQEEVSRIRTAASHYDRKGDVEGVVDERNSLSKTCATLKTLVEELIKYFVICEEEVNSTLINEVLKRQLSDSVVNEKTAQSDEIERPKKDQESTASEARVRRVHFAPQTTEIVSIINSDTETLKAMLEENDGITEKLKHELNNCVRRLKSDSAEILGASLLAGGERRSTFSKELAWVNKVNEELNLKLHQAESLIMSYQEEAEQLKLTILDLQRKLINAESKKEIITEGYGENDEAASDITPQDFSQLQEKARHVLSNGGGDCSYLLQLIEELCSQSDKLMEDARREKEDLQQQIEAADKQLKATRRFLDEQASERENERDEAARQIHLLQEQLKEREREKERDSRITSEVEALESQMRDLSSLMSDTEAKKTETEVELKAAIDKIWVLREIITDLEQQLQIKTEKDESLQLQIHQLETVIAAQTKNQHELVQELDSVKMSSESKHLNEHINHLQEELRKHKLSTEQFNVNSSALKQMKIELRDMQSQLDKRIKDLESAHMCSSTLSLSQPSEDVSIREQLDASRCPTPDDPNSPPMLPLDQLLKLKEKMTKHARAEEVAFKRIKDLDMQVTALKNQNEELQAEQEILQQTASEQLFQIEAMRGRLEQHKQSAPFAQRQATSRLELQLHEANTKFQSLERTIVDKDLELKDMSNQLDRVNQLLQEKEAEIANVVQVESATIQKLKDHLEVAEDEKKILQAKVGVQEHTQLELPRLIDSILADKNEEIDHLKEQLSKKEKQLELYSSLNLDEMQLRELMRQAEPKNSARTLSDILSIHSECEETTEAIRSANVTQGLPNVSTFKVPTPPVLFKSADDSVAPLMNTTKMGIQVPLLDLGFRSQSLSATANQQSMVMDLFHSGLESRSSGTVSVDETDRDSQSRQESTKMQELPEKESDSTHFRPDDRSSGNVSRVTSMKYTQTSINESIKEVENLEIQLQAVREELQVKSALLERREADLAALQKLHDELRQEFKEGAETLTRDKRFYQNQYELSRASEAKIKNDLQEVENVLKLRNEEIQEQKSKMQVNEKIIMELSSENARLKDTGENEQEQARKYAALLQEKLKELQNLRDAILEKDITIETIQTRNMEIENENKQLYEFKTKYQLSKQEIAECQNEIQRLTEGLNNRDQLIRRLEEMARRSSFSGTSSPSNEKDQEIHHLQEYLKEKDKVIRQMSDDSKSLHRALETIQNKMKETGNVVELRRKLKDERRLNAELRSMVEKLSKELSDLKLPAQRSQDDTDIEDMVQRELNLSAHLDRQIMSAIESDTEERVCRAERQTQGQAQQETIQRIMELKLKMSQASKINEELKKLKDDLEIERGMLKCQIAEYEARIFQLKSDLTEESKKVAKLDEELSSERNLVRTLRIQIEKEHRAMQSGQIQDSELIEFLQSKLKTSLDNEAKLRGDLSLLRQEHKSLEIQLSLMKDHVQSQKADDSSQFADLLETERKKYLSLMESFERGERDCAELKDTVRKLQMEKNRFEKQLEMEVEEKEKIVSSLALIEGIKDHLHSDLRRTKEEVKAREAECEWLQKRLKTVSDAETRRQEQRTSEEHELKGLRREINNAREVMMDLEADMKQSKQELTESHDREMKLAETLETLKEREADLLKELSAAKDEEKRLRDKDLRTSNRRESELANEPKVRFASEKNESAKYIQKLKDLTDSNEKLANEKSALQEKLMRVREEKEQLIQRVKLLEAQIKRSRGSQAPNLPHPDYVEKLQHFYGKYLRAHSRRKALTYQKRYLLTIVGGYQLSEENTLSILAQLTKEQRSYTTTGRNRKSPKVRFRSAALVLISIHRMKWLILRWTSGKRAGTKTLLWNMDQSFIPVQKMSTNHSPPVRERPATNGDGGFDGFALEQYYQRIRNIQQTLGLAIAESGSRQTAPE; via the exons ATGAGCAAGGCAGCGGACGACGATGAGCGTAGGAGACGCTCTTTGGAGGCGGGCAGAGAAATG CTGGAAAAGTACAAAGCGGAGAGGGCCGGCAAATCGAAAGGTTCGAGTCACAGCCAGACCGACGAGGCCTCGGACGACGAATCGTTCCATCACGATAAGTCCCTCGGACGCAGGGAGTCTTAC GCGCACGAGGGTGTCTCGTCGAGGGACATAACGCAGAGCAGCGTCAGCATGAGCGAAGGCGAAGCTGACGGAGACTTGGAAGGGCTCGCGGGAAGAGTGGCTCAGTTAGAAGAACTACTGCAGGGGAAAGAAGCCGTGGTCGAAGCCCTGCACGCCGAGATAGACCACCTAAGGGCGGAGGCTTCTTCCCCGAATTCCTCGCAGAGCCAGAATAGCAGCATCCACGGCAGAGACATTATATCCTTGTACCACACAAAA TTGCAGGAGTTCGAGAAGGCAATAAACAAACGTGACAACCTGATCGAAGAGTTGACCTGGTCCCTGCAGCAAGCGTTAGCTGCGAGAGACAATCTAGTGTCTCAATTAAATTCCATGAACGCCATGCAGATACCTGACAAGGACGACGCTGGTTCTTCGAATCATATGAATATACAGGAAAAG ATCGATGCCTTAGAAAGTACCATTAGCGACCAGCGATCGCTGATCCAGAAGTTAAACAGCGAGCTGACCCAGATTCAGGAACTCGCGCAGACTTTACAAATGGAGAGGGACGCCCAGAATGCTGAGATTAACGATTTCAAGCAGCAAATAAACAAGCTGAACGAGCAAATTCGTCTGGGAGCGGCCAGCAACAATTTAAACATAGCCGAGACCTTCGAGCAGCAGAAACACTACGAAGCTCGCGTGGAGAAGATAAAGCAAGATATGCAGCATATCTTGGAGAAGGTCACTGCCGAGACGAACACAAATAGCGCTCGATTTCAACAAGAGCTGAAA GATTTAGGTACGAAGCACGAGGTGGAGATAATGAACATTCAGGCGAAGTACGAGGAACACCTGAAGCAGTtaaaggaggagaaaaaagcCCTGGCTGATCAGTTAAACAAAGAATTACCCGATCTAGAAACGAGACACGCCAAGGAGCTCTCGATATTCCAAGGGCAGTTGGCTCACTATAAAAAAACCGTGGAAGCTTTGAAATTGGAATTGGTGAACCGCTCCGAGTCGCAGCAGACGGCGCACGCTGAGTCCAACCAGTACAAAACTAGGCTGAACGAGCTGAAAGTGCAGTCGGAGAAAGCGCGACACGTGCAAGATCTGGACTACCAGAAGGAAAAGGAGATGTGGGGCGAGCAGATCAAGCTGCATAAATTGCAGCTAGAAGACATGACTGCGAAGTACATCGCCGCGACTGCGGTCCTGGAGTCGAAGGAGAGCATTGAGCGTTCTCTGGAGCAGGCATTATCCAACGCCGCTGTGTTGAAAGAGGAGAATGAAAGCCTGAAATTCAAGCTGGACGACTTGTCGTCGAGATACTCGGCCGCGCAGTCGCTGATCGAGAACAGCCAGGCTCACGAACGAACTCTGAGCAACCGGATCTACGATTTAGAGAAATCCTGGTCGAAGCTGAGTGGTGTAAACGTAAGCACATTCAGCGAGCTGAACGAGACCACTTACCAGACGTTTGACGAGATGGCCATTCAGTATCAGTTAACGAAGCAGAAGCTCGAGGAGAAAGCGGAATTGGAGAAGCTCCTGGCTGATAGGATCGACGGGCTTGAGAACGATGTCCGGCAGACGAAGGAGGAGCTCGAGCAGGCGAATCTCACGAAGAGGTCGTACGAGAAGCAGCTGAAGGATATGAAGAACACGTGCGACAAGTACAAGTCTGAGGTGAATTCTTTAAAGAGGGGCGACTCGGGCCAAGCCGATGATAAGAAGGCGTCTAGTAAGAAGGATGCTGTGAGCGATCTGCTGCTTAGAACCGAGGAGGACCAACGGGAGCTGAAGCAGTTTAAAGCGACTCTGGAAGAAAAAGAGGCGGAGCTTATGGAGTCCCTGAAAACCGTGCACGGTTTGACGGAGAAGTTGAAGAAGTCGGAGGAGGAGTGCCAGCAGCTGAAGAGCGGCTTGTCTGCCGCTTGGGCGCATTGCGCGGACGTGGAGGAGAAGTTGAATCAGACTTTAGCGTTGAGCGACAGCAGGCTCGATGCTTCTGCGCCGTCGTCGAGCTACAGCAATGCCTTGGCGAAGCAATTTAAACTGGGCAGAGCTGCGAGTGACTCTATGAACACGACGCACGACCAAAGCACAGACACCAACAAGATTTTCTACGAGAAGAGCGAAGATAACACGAGGACGTTGTTGCAGGCGAAGCTTGCATCGGCTTCGGAAGAGAATGAAACATTGTCCAGGAAAGTGGAGTGCTTGATGGAAAAGGAGACTGATTATGAGGAAGCGAAGAAGAAACTGAGCTGCTACGCCATGCTCTCTGAGAACCTGTCCGCTGAGAAGGAACGCGTGGCAGAAGAGAACAGGGGTTTGAGGAGGAAGCTGGAGGACATGCATGCCTTGCAGGAATCTGTGAATCAACTGAGGGCGGAGAAGGAGTCTTTGCGTAAAGAGATCGACGCGCTGGTTTGCGTTCACGACGAGCAAATCAGCGCGATAAAAGCTGAGACCGCCTCGGAGATGAGGAAAGTGCAGTCGCTAATGCTGGGGGTAGAGAATGGCACCGCGGAGTTGCACGATCTGAAAACGGAACTGGAGACGCGCCACGCGAAGGAGATGGAAGAGCTGCGTACGTACTTCGAGCAGAAATGCTTGCTAATGGAGAAGCAGTACTCCGAGGAGATATTCAGCCAGCAGTCGAAGAAAATGTCTGACAACGACAGCGAGATCGCGGATCTGACAGAGGGTTTATATTTCGGAGGCGCCGGGGACTGCCTGAACGTTTCAAATATTTCTGAGCGCAGCTCGAGAGCTGGCTCTCCGTTAGGGGATGAACAGCCTAGGCACAACAGCAGCAACCTTATCAGTTTTGGTAAGCCCGAGCTCGAGCACGAGGCAAACATGAAGGCTCTGCAGCGGGAGCTGCAGAATAAAATCATCGAGGTGCAGGAGATGAAGCTGCATTATGAGAAAGCGTTGGGGGAGCAGAAGATCAAGTACGAAAGGGAGTTGCACGATAGCAGGGGGAAAGAGCGGCATGAATTCTTGGGGAATGTGATGAACCAG CATTGTCAAACAGAATGGGATGCGGGTGCGTTGGAAAACGGTGAATTAACGCAACTGCGAGCGGCCTACAACCATCAATTGGAAGAGCAGATCGCGCTAGCTAAATTGGATATTGTCAATGCGCTTCAAGAACAAATCCAG GCACTATTGACGCTGGAATCGGACGTGGAAGACAGCTGGCCGTCGGAATTACTGGAACTGCGGGACAAGCTCACCAGCAATGCGAAGCGCGAAATGCAGAATCTGAGACACGCGCATGCTGAAGAGGTGCACCGGCTGAAGGAGGAGCATTCGAAGAATGTGGCTAGGATGATCGATCGCCATCAGGAGGAGGTCAGCAGGATTAGGACAGCTGCTTCTCATTATGATAGGAAAGGAGACGTAGAGGGGGTGGTGGATGAAAG AAACAGCTTGAGTAAAACCTGCGCGACCCTGAAGACCCTGGTGGAAGAGCTGATAAAGTACTTCGTCATATGCGAAGAAGAAGTGAACAGCACACTGATCAACGAAGTCCTGAAGAGACAATTGTCCGACAGTGTGGTGAACGAAAAGACAGCACAGTCCGATGAAATCGAAAGACCGAAGAAGGACCAGGAGTCGACCGCCTCTGAAGCGAGGGTCCGCAGAGTTCACTTTGCCCCTCAGACCACCGAGATAGTCTCCATAATAAACAGCGACACGGAGACGTTGAAAGCAATGCTGGAGGAGAACGACGGGATCACCGAGAAGCTGAAGCACGAGTTGAACAACTGCGTGCGTCGCTTGAAGTCCGACAGCGCGGAGATCCTCGGTGCCTCATTGCTCGCCGGTGGAGAGCGCCGTAGCACGTTCTCGAAGGAGCTCGCGTGGGTGAACAAAGTGAACGAGGAGCTGAACTTGAAGCTGCACCAGGCGGAGTCGCTCATCATGAGCTACCAGGAGGAAGCGGAGCAACTGAAACTTACCATCCTCGATCTTCAAAGGAAGCTGATCAACGCGGAGAGCAAAAAGGAAATCATAACGGAGGGTTACGGGGAGAACGACGAAGCCGCCAGCGACATTACCCCGCAAGACTTCTCGCAGCTGCAGGAGAAAG CGAGGCATGTGCTGTCGAACGGCGGAGGAGACTGCTCCTATCTGCTGCAGTTAATAGAAGAGCTGTGCAGCCAGAGCGACAAATTGATGGAGGACGCGAGAAGGGAGAAAGAAGACTTGCAGCAGCAG ATCGAGGCGGCGGACAAGCAGCTGAAAGCAACCCGTAGATTCCTGGACGAACAAGCAAGCGAGAGGGAAAATGAGCGGGACGAGGCCGCCAGGCAAATACACCTTTTGCAGGAGCAGCTCAAAGAACGAGAACGCGAGAAGGAACGGGACTCGCGCATCACGTCGGAG GTGGAGGCTCTCGAGTCTCAGATGAGAGATCTGTCGTCTCTCATGTCGGACACAGAAGCAAAAAAGACGGAGACCGAGGTGGAACTAAAGGCGGCGATCGACAAGATCTGGGTGCTAAGGGAAATCATCACCGACCTGGAGCAGCAGTTGCAAATAAAGACCGAGAAAGATGAGTCCTTGCAGCTTCAAATTCATCAACTGGAGACCGTGATCGCCGCGCAGACCAAGAACCAGCACGAACTAGTCCAGGAGCTGGACTCAGTCAAGATGAGCAGCGAGAGTAAACACCTGAACGAACACATCAACCACCTGCAG GAGGAGTTGAGGAAGCACAAGCTAAGCACGGAGCAGTTCAACGTGAATTCTTCGGCGTTGAAGCAGATGAAGATAGAGCTGCGCGACATGCAGAGCCAGCTGGACAAGAGGATCAAGGATCTAGAGTCCGCGCACATGTGCAGTTCTACTTTGAGCTTGAGCCAGCCAAGCGAGGACGTCTCTATCAGAGAGCAGCTAGACGCCTCTCGGTGTCCGACTCCGGATGATCCTAATTCGCCGCCGATGTTGCCGCTGGACCAGCTACTCAAGCTCAAAGAGAAGATGACGAAGCACGCCAGAGCCGAGGAGGTCGCGTTCAAGAGGATCAAAGACCTGGACATGCAGGTGACCGCTCTGAAGAATCAGAACGAGGAGTTGCAAGCTGAGCAGGAGATCCTGCAGCAGACAGCCTCCGAGCAGCTCTTCCAAATAGAGGCGATGCGTGGTCGCCTGGAGCAGCACAAGCAGAGCGCCCCGTTCGCCCAGAGGCAAGCCACGTCGCGCTTGGAGCTGCAGCTCCACGAGGCTAACACGAAGTTCCAGTCCCTGGAGCGAACTATCGTCGACAAAGATCTGGAGCTGAAGGACATGAGTAACCAGCTGGACAGAGTGAATCAGCTGCTGCAAGAGAAGGAGGCGGAAATAGCAAACGTCGTGCAGGTAGAAAGCGCGACGATCCAGAAGCTGAAGGACCATCTGGAAGTGGCCGAGGACGAGAAGAAGATTCTGCAAGCGAAGGTCGGCGTCCAAGAGCACACGCAGTTAGAGCTGCCGCGGCTGATAGACAGCATACTGGCCGACAAGAACGAGGAAATAGATCACCTGAAGGAGCAGCTGTCCAAGAAGGAGAAGCAGCTTGAACTGTACTCTTCGTTGAACTTGGACGAGATGCAGCTGCGAGAATTGATGCGACAAGCGGAGCCGAAGAACAGTGCTCGCACGTTAAGCGACATCCTCTCCATCCACTCGGAGTGCGAGGAGACAACAGAGGCCATACGAAGCGCGAACGTCACGCAAGGGCTGCCCAATGTCTCCACATTCAAAGTTCCCACCCCGCCAGTTCTATTCAAGAGCGCGGATGACTCAGTCGCGCCTTTAATGAACACCACGAAAATGGGTATACAAGTGCCTCTATTAGACCTGGGCTTTCGCTCTCAAAGCCTGTCAGCCACGGCTAATCAGCAGTCCATGGTCATGGATTTGTTCCACAGCGGGCTCGAGTCGAGGTCCTCGGGCACCGTTTCAGTCGACGAGACTGACCGCGATTCTCAATCGAGGCAAGAGAGCACCAAGATGCAAGAGCTTCCGGAGAAGGAGTCCGACAGCACCCATTTCCGTCCTGACGATAGAAGCAGTGGCAACGTGTCGCGCGTAACCTCCATGAAATACACGCAGACGTCGATTAACGAGTCGATTAAAGAGGTGGAGAACCTGGAGATCCAGCTGCAAGCTGTAAGGGAGGAGTTGCAGGTGAAGTCCGCGCTGTTGGAACGGCGGGAGGCAGACCTGGCGGCTTTGCAGAAGCTTCACGACGAGCTGCGTCAGGAATTCAAGGAGGGAGCGGAGACGCTTACTAGGGACAAGCGTTTCTACCAGAACCAGTACGAGCTGTCGCGAGCGTCCGAGGCGAAGATAAAGAATGATCTGCAGGAGGTGGAGAACGTTCTGAAGCTGAGGAACGAGGAGATCCAGGAGCAGAAGAGTAAGATGCAAGTGAACGAGAAAATTATAATGGAACTGAGCTCGGAGAACGCGAGGCTGAAGGATACGGGGGAGAATGAGCAGGAGCAGGCGAGGAAGTACGCTGCTCTGCTGCAGGAGAAGCTGAAGGAGCTGCAGAATCTGAGGGACGCGATCCTCGAGAAGGACATCACCATCGAAACCATTCAGACGCGTAATATGGAGATAGAGAATGAGAACAAGCAGCTGTACGAGTTCAAGACCAAGTATCAGCTGTCGAAGCAGGAGATCGCGGAGTGTCAGAACGAGATTCAGAGGCTGACGGAGGGGCTGAATAATAGGGATCAGCTCATCAGACGGTTGGAGGAGATGGCTAGGCGGTCCAGCTTCTCGGGGACGTCCTCGCCGTCGAACGAGAAGGATCAGGAGATACATCACCTGCAGGAATATCTGAAGGAGAAGGACAAAGTTATCCGTCAGATGAGCGACGATAGCAAGAGCTTGCACAGAGCCCTGGAGACGATACAGAACAAGATGAAGGAGACTGGGAACGTGGTGGAGTTGAGGAGAAAGCTGAAGGACGAGCGGAGACTGAACGCTGAGCTGAGGAGCATGGTGGAGAAGCTGAGCAAGGAGTTGTCCGACTTGAAGCTCCCTGCGCAGCGGTCGCAGGATGACACTGACATCGAGGACATGGTGCAAAGGGAGCTGAATCTATCGGCGCATTTGGACAGGCAGATCATGAGTGCCATTGAAAGCGACACGGAGGAGAGAGTGTGCAGAGCAGAGAGGCAAACTCAAGGCCAGGCCCAGCAGGAAACGATCCAGAGGATTATGGAGCTGAAGTTGAAGATGAGTCAAGCCAGCAAGATCAACGAGGAGCTGAAGAAGCTGAAGGACGACCTAGAGATTGAGAGAGGAATGTTGAAGTGCCAGATCGCGGAGTACGAGGCTCGAATCTTCCAGCTGAAATCGGACTTGACAGAGGAGTCCAAGAAGGTCGCGAAGCTCGATGAAGAGCTGTCCTCTGAGAGGAACCTGGTCCGTACTTTGAGGATCCAGATCGAGAAGGAGCACAGGGCGATGCAGTCCGGTCAGATCCAGGACTCGGAGCTGATCGAGTTTCTTCAGAGCAAGCTGAAGACGTCCCTGGACAACGAGGCGAAGCTTCGCGGTGACCTGTCCTTGCTGCGGCAGGAGCACAAAAGCTTGGAGATACAGTTGAGCTTGATGAAGGACCACGTGCAATCGCAGAAAGCTGACGACTCGTCGCAGTTTGCAGACCTGTTGGAAACTGAGCGAAAGAAGTACCTGTCGCTGATGGAGAGCTTCGAGAGGGGGGAGCGGGACTGCGCGGAGTTGAAGGACACAGTTAGGAAATTGCAGATGGAGAAGAATCGGTTTGAGAAGCAGCTAGAGATGGAAGTGGAAGAGAAGGAGAAGATAGTGAGTAGTCTGGCTCTGATCGAAGGGATCAAGGACCACCTACACTCTGATCTCAGGCGTACGAAAGAGGAGGTGAAGGCCAGGGAGGCGGAGTGCGAGTGGCTACAGAAGAGGCTGAAGACTGTGTCCGATGCGGAAACCAGAAGGCAGGAGCAGAGGACCAGCGAGGAACACGAGCTCAAAGGATTGAGGAGGGAAATCAATAACGCTAGGGAAGTTATG ATGGATTTAGAGGCTGACATGAAGCAGTCTAAGCAGGAACTGACGGAATCACATGACCGTGAGATGAAACTGGCTGAGACACTGGAGACACTTAAAGAAAGAGAAGCAGATCTTCTTAAAGAACTGTCCGCCGCGAAAGACGAGGAGAAGAGGTTAAGGGATAAGGATCTGAGGACGTCCAACAGGAGGGAATCGGAACTCGCGAATGAACCGAAGGTTAGGTTCGCAAGCGAGAAGAACGAGTCTGCCAAGTATATACAGAAACTTAAG GACCTCACCGATAGCAATGAAAAGCTGGCGAATGAGAAGAGCGCGCTCCAGGAGAAGCTGATGAGAGTAAGGGAGGAGAAGGAACAGCTGATCCAGCGAGTGAAGCTACTTGAAGCTCAAATAAAACGAAGCAGAGGATCTCAAGCGCCAAACCTGCCGCATCCAGATTACGTGGAGAAA TTGCAGCACTTCTACGGGAAGTATTTGCGAGCCCACAGTCGGCGCAAGGCTTTGACGTACCAGAAACGCTACTTGTTAACCATAGTGGGCGGTTACCAGCTCTCTGAAGAGAACACGCTGAGCATTCTCGCTCAGTTGACTAAGGAGCAACGGTCTTACACTACCACCGGTCGCAATCGCAAGTCGCCGAAAGTGCGGTTCAGGAGCGCGGCGCTGGTTCTCATCAGCATACACAGAATGAAGTGGCTGATCTTGAGGTGGACCAGTGGTAAGCGAGCGGGAACCAAGACGTTATTGTGGAACATGGATCAGTCGTTTATACCGGTGCAGAAAATGTCCACGAATCATTCGCCACCTGTTCGAGAAAGGCCTGCTACAAA CGGGGACGGTGGTTTTGACGGATTCGCGCTTGAACAGTATTATCAGCGAATAAGGAACATTCAGCAGACATTAGGTTTAGCAATAGCAGAGTCCGGAAGTCGGCAGACTGCCCCAGAATAG